The following proteins are encoded in a genomic region of Xenopus laevis strain J_2021 chromosome 3L, Xenopus_laevis_v10.1, whole genome shotgun sequence:
- the pde3a.L gene encoding cGMP-inhibited 3',5'-cyclic phosphodiesterase A isoform X4, giving the protein MAAPSLLYQIHRGAPCINISSYIWDLGLEYFPMDLLMGHSEWEHKRGSRGSQSSGTSITVDIAVMGEAHGLITDLLADPSLPPHVCTSLRAVSNLLSTQLTFQPIHKPRLSPVVSFNDNYTCSDSEEGSEKGEKMTIPKRLRRSFPTGLLRRVSSTWTTTTSATGMPTLEPAPVRRDRSGSIKPLDPSLSSSNPDSWHNSLLLKSRPYSPSLVISNTNHVNPKRRQGIPPNISPLTSPCQSPIQGTPAASPTVKTGPVQFSDCSELSRPNLHKVLISSKSAPDIPEPLQGPTLVCTSCGRSYSPVNPSDGALNPNEVPHSQNRTDDPTHTTSDYDSTHETNNSDSSDILQNDDEGDCAKDLMASRKSSDSTSFQPEAIAIHPLIHSEEKAIVAPEPLLMEDLDPLMGEINNWNFPIFDLVEKTGQKCGRILSQVSYRLFEDMGLLETYKIPLREFMNYFHALESGYRDIPYHNRIHATDVLHAVWYLSTQAIPGLHNAVSEQGSASDSDSDSGITHGHRGYVFSKMYNPSDDTYGCLSGNIPSLELMALYVAAAMHDYDHPGRTNAFLVATNATQAVLYNDRSVLENHHAAAAWNLFLSRPEYNFLVNLDHMEFKRFRFLVIEAILATDLKKHFDFLAEFNAKVNEEVGPGINWSNENDRLLVCQMCIKLADINGPAKCKDLHLKWTEGIVNEFYEQGDEESSLGLPISPFMDRSAPQLAKLQESFITHIVGPLCHSYDSAGLIPGKWLDESDESEDTDEQEDEDTTEEESSEPSESLAKKKCKRKIYCQLTHHLMENHKMWKKVIDEEQREEGLKNEPSSLPKSSEQIQAIREEEEEKGKRENSDDE; this is encoded by the exons TCTTCGGGGACCAGTATCACTGTAGACATCGCTGTTATGGGGGAAGCTCACGGGCTCATCACAGATCTTCTAGCCGACCCCTCGTTACCCCCCCACGTGTGCACTTCTCTACGGGCCGTCAGTAACCTGCTCAGCACCCAACTCACCTTCCAGCCCATCCACAAGCCCAGGCTCAGCCCAGTCGTCTCCTTCAATGACAACTACACGTGTTCTGACTCCGAGGAAGGTTCTGAGAAAGGAGAGAAGATGACTATACCCAAG CGCTTACGGAGAAGTTTTCCGACCGGCTTATTGCGGAGAGTCTCGTCTACATGGACAACGACAACGTCTGCCACCGGAATGCCCACCCTGGAACCTGCCCCGGTGAGGAGGGACCGCAGTGGCAGCATCAAACCCCTAGACCCGTCATTATCAAG CAGTAACCCCGACTCCTGGCACAACTCCCTGCTGCTGAAGAGTCGCCCCTACTCTCCGTCTCTTGTCATTTCTAACACAAACCATGTGAATCCAAAAAGGAGGCAGG GTATCCCTCCCAACATTTCCCCCCTCACGTCTCCGTGCCAGTCTCCCATCCAGGGCACCCCGGCCGCCAGCCCAACGGTGAAAACGGGGCCAGTGCAGTTCTCCGATTGTTCTGAGCTGAGCCGACCCAATCTGCACAAGGTTCTGATTTCATCCAAGAGTGCGCCGGACATTCCAGAACCGTTGCAGGGCCCCACCCTTGTGTGCACTAG CTGTGGGCGGTCCTACAGTCCTGTGAATCCCAGCGACGGAGCGTTGAATCCCAATGAGGTGCCACATTCCCAGAACAGAACAG ATGATCCAACTCACACAACTTCTGACTACGACAGCACCCACGAAACCAACAACAGCGACAGCAGCGACATCCTTCAGAACGACGACGAGGGAGATTGCGCCAAAGATCTTATGGCGTCCAGAAAGAGCTCCGATTCCACGTCGTTCCAACCGGAAGCCATCGCCATCCACCCACTGATACACTCGGAG GAAAAAGCCATTGTGGCTCCGGAACCTCTACTCATGGAAGATCTAGATCCGCTCATGGGAGAGATCAACAACTGGAACTTTCCCATCTTTGACTTAGTGGAGAAGACGGGGCAGAAATGTGGCCGAATTCTCAGTCAG GTGTCGTACCGACTTTTCGAGGATATGGGTCTGTTGGAAACATATAAGATCCCGTTGAGAGAATTCATGAACTATTTCCATGCGCTGGAGAGCGGATACCGGGATATTCCAT ATCACAACCGGATTCACGCTACAGACGTGTTACACGCGGTGTGGTACCTCAGTACTCAGGCCATCCCGGGGCTCCACAATGCAGTCAGTGAGCAGGGTTCAGCCAGTGACTCAG ACTCCGACAGTGGAATCACTCACGGCCACAGGGGCTACGTCTTCTCCAAGATGTACAATCCTTCTGATGATACATACGGGTGTCTGTCCGGGAACATTCCCTCTCTGGAGCTCATGGCCCTGTATGTGGCTGCGGCGATGCACGACTACGATCATCCGGGGAGAACCAACGCATTTCTAGTTGCCACTAACGCAACCCAG GCAGTCCTGTACAATGACCGCTCTGTTTTGGAGAACCATCACGCAGCTGCTGCCTGGAATCTTTTCCTCTCGAGGCCGGAGTACAATTTCTTAGTAAATCTGGACCACATGGAATTCAAGAGATTTCGCTTTCTAGTGATTGAAGCCATCTTGGCCACAGACCtgaaaaaacactttgatttcCTGGCAGAATTCAATGCAAAA GTGAATGAGGAGGTGGGTCCAGGGATTAACTGGTCCAATGAGAATGACCGTTTGCTGGTTTGTCAGATGTGCATTAAGTTAGCTGACATCAATGGGCCGGCCAAGTGCAAAGATCTGCATCTCAAGTGGACAGAAGGAATCGTCAATGAGTTTTATGAACAG GGCGACGAGGAATCCAGCCTTGGGCTTCCCATAAGCCCCTTCATGGACCGCTCAGCCCCCCAACTTGCCAAACTACAGGAATCTTTCATAACTCACATAGTGGGACCCCTGTGCCATTCCTATGACTCGGCCGGACTGATTCCCGGGAAATGGCTGGACGAGAGCGACGAGTCTGAGGACACGGATGAACAGGAAGATGAAGACACCACCGAGGAAGAGTCGTCTGAACCCTCAGAGTCTTTAGCAA AAAAGAAGTGCAAGCGGAAAATTTACTGCCAACTCACTCACCATTTGATGGAAAACCATAAAATGTGGAAAAAAGTCATCGACGAAGAGCAACGGGAGGAAGGACTGAAGAACGAGCCGTCCAGTTTGCCCAAAAGTTCCGAACAAATCCAGGCCATcagggaggaggaagaggagaaggGGAAAAGGGAGAATTCGGACGATGAATGA
- the pde3a.L gene encoding cGMP-inhibited 3',5'-cyclic phosphodiesterase A isoform X3: protein MSHRRTSLPCIPRDQLMGHSEWEHKRGSRGSQSSGTSITVDIAVMGEAHGLITDLLADPSLPPHVCTSLRAVSNLLSTQLTFQPIHKPRLSPVVSFNDNYTCSDSEEGSEKGEKMTIPKRLRRSFPTGLLRRVSSTWTTTTSATGMPTLEPAPVRRDRSGSIKPLDPSLSSSNPDSWHNSLLLKSRPYSPSLVISNTNHVNPKRRQGIPPNISPLTSPCQSPIQGTPAASPTVKTGPVQFSDCSELSRPNLHKVLISSKSAPDIPEPLQGPTLVCTSCGRSYSPVNPSDGALNPNEVPHSQNRTDDPTHTTSDYDSTHETNNSDSSDILQNDDEGDCAKDLMASRKSSDSTSFQPEAIAIHPLIHSEEKAIVAPEPLLMEDLDPLMGEINNWNFPIFDLVEKTGQKCGRILSQVSYRLFEDMGLLETYKIPLREFMNYFHALESGYRDIPYHNRIHATDVLHAVWYLSTQAIPGLHNAVSEQGSASDSDSDSGITHGHRGYVFSKMYNPSDDTYGCLSGNIPSLELMALYVAAAMHDYDHPGRTNAFLVATNATQAVLYNDRSVLENHHAAAAWNLFLSRPEYNFLVNLDHMEFKRFRFLVIEAILATDLKKHFDFLAEFNAKVNEEVGPGINWSNENDRLLVCQMCIKLADINGPAKCKDLHLKWTEGIVNEFYEQGDEESSLGLPISPFMDRSAPQLAKLQESFITHIVGPLCHSYDSAGLIPGKWLDESDESEDTDEQEDEDTTEEESSEPSESLASMSSQIFCCLKDALWGSNSGKEKKCKRKIYCQLTHHLMENHKMWKKVIDEEQREEGLKNEPSSLPKSSEQIQAIREEEEEKGKRENSDDE, encoded by the exons TCTTCGGGGACCAGTATCACTGTAGACATCGCTGTTATGGGGGAAGCTCACGGGCTCATCACAGATCTTCTAGCCGACCCCTCGTTACCCCCCCACGTGTGCACTTCTCTACGGGCCGTCAGTAACCTGCTCAGCACCCAACTCACCTTCCAGCCCATCCACAAGCCCAGGCTCAGCCCAGTCGTCTCCTTCAATGACAACTACACGTGTTCTGACTCCGAGGAAGGTTCTGAGAAAGGAGAGAAGATGACTATACCCAAG CGCTTACGGAGAAGTTTTCCGACCGGCTTATTGCGGAGAGTCTCGTCTACATGGACAACGACAACGTCTGCCACCGGAATGCCCACCCTGGAACCTGCCCCGGTGAGGAGGGACCGCAGTGGCAGCATCAAACCCCTAGACCCGTCATTATCAAG CAGTAACCCCGACTCCTGGCACAACTCCCTGCTGCTGAAGAGTCGCCCCTACTCTCCGTCTCTTGTCATTTCTAACACAAACCATGTGAATCCAAAAAGGAGGCAGG GTATCCCTCCCAACATTTCCCCCCTCACGTCTCCGTGCCAGTCTCCCATCCAGGGCACCCCGGCCGCCAGCCCAACGGTGAAAACGGGGCCAGTGCAGTTCTCCGATTGTTCTGAGCTGAGCCGACCCAATCTGCACAAGGTTCTGATTTCATCCAAGAGTGCGCCGGACATTCCAGAACCGTTGCAGGGCCCCACCCTTGTGTGCACTAG CTGTGGGCGGTCCTACAGTCCTGTGAATCCCAGCGACGGAGCGTTGAATCCCAATGAGGTGCCACATTCCCAGAACAGAACAG ATGATCCAACTCACACAACTTCTGACTACGACAGCACCCACGAAACCAACAACAGCGACAGCAGCGACATCCTTCAGAACGACGACGAGGGAGATTGCGCCAAAGATCTTATGGCGTCCAGAAAGAGCTCCGATTCCACGTCGTTCCAACCGGAAGCCATCGCCATCCACCCACTGATACACTCGGAG GAAAAAGCCATTGTGGCTCCGGAACCTCTACTCATGGAAGATCTAGATCCGCTCATGGGAGAGATCAACAACTGGAACTTTCCCATCTTTGACTTAGTGGAGAAGACGGGGCAGAAATGTGGCCGAATTCTCAGTCAG GTGTCGTACCGACTTTTCGAGGATATGGGTCTGTTGGAAACATATAAGATCCCGTTGAGAGAATTCATGAACTATTTCCATGCGCTGGAGAGCGGATACCGGGATATTCCAT ATCACAACCGGATTCACGCTACAGACGTGTTACACGCGGTGTGGTACCTCAGTACTCAGGCCATCCCGGGGCTCCACAATGCAGTCAGTGAGCAGGGTTCAGCCAGTGACTCAG ACTCCGACAGTGGAATCACTCACGGCCACAGGGGCTACGTCTTCTCCAAGATGTACAATCCTTCTGATGATACATACGGGTGTCTGTCCGGGAACATTCCCTCTCTGGAGCTCATGGCCCTGTATGTGGCTGCGGCGATGCACGACTACGATCATCCGGGGAGAACCAACGCATTTCTAGTTGCCACTAACGCAACCCAG GCAGTCCTGTACAATGACCGCTCTGTTTTGGAGAACCATCACGCAGCTGCTGCCTGGAATCTTTTCCTCTCGAGGCCGGAGTACAATTTCTTAGTAAATCTGGACCACATGGAATTCAAGAGATTTCGCTTTCTAGTGATTGAAGCCATCTTGGCCACAGACCtgaaaaaacactttgatttcCTGGCAGAATTCAATGCAAAA GTGAATGAGGAGGTGGGTCCAGGGATTAACTGGTCCAATGAGAATGACCGTTTGCTGGTTTGTCAGATGTGCATTAAGTTAGCTGACATCAATGGGCCGGCCAAGTGCAAAGATCTGCATCTCAAGTGGACAGAAGGAATCGTCAATGAGTTTTATGAACAG GGCGACGAGGAATCCAGCCTTGGGCTTCCCATAAGCCCCTTCATGGACCGCTCAGCCCCCCAACTTGCCAAACTACAGGAATCTTTCATAACTCACATAGTGGGACCCCTGTGCCATTCCTATGACTCGGCCGGACTGATTCCCGGGAAATGGCTGGACGAGAGCGACGAGTCTGAGGACACGGATGAACAGGAAGATGAAGACACCACCGAGGAAGAGTCGTCTGAACCCTCAGAGTCTTTAGCAAGTATGTCATCTCAGATCTTCTGTTGTTTGAAAGATGCCTTATGGGGGAGTAATTCAGGGAAGG AAAAGAAGTGCAAGCGGAAAATTTACTGCCAACTCACTCACCATTTGATGGAAAACCATAAAATGTGGAAAAAAGTCATCGACGAAGAGCAACGGGAGGAAGGACTGAAGAACGAGCCGTCCAGTTTGCCCAAAAGTTCCGAACAAATCCAGGCCATcagggaggaggaagaggagaaggGGAAAAGGGAGAATTCGGACGATGAATGA
- the pde3a.L gene encoding cGMP-inhibited 3',5'-cyclic phosphodiesterase A isoform X1, producing the protein MAAPSLLYQIHRGAPCINISSYIWDLGLEYFPMDLLMGHSEWEHKRGSRGSQSSGTSITVDIAVMGEAHGLITDLLADPSLPPHVCTSLRAVSNLLSTQLTFQPIHKPRLSPVVSFNDNYTCSDSEEGSEKGEKMTIPKRLRRSFPTGLLRRVSSTWTTTTSATGMPTLEPAPVRRDRSGSIKPLDPSLSSSNPDSWHNSLLLKSRPYSPSLVISNTNHVNPKRRQGIPPNISPLTSPCQSPIQGTPAASPTVKTGPVQFSDCSELSRPNLHKVLISSKSAPDIPEPLQGPTLVCTSCGRSYSPVNPSDGALNPNEVPHSQNRTDDPTHTTSDYDSTHETNNSDSSDILQNDDEGDCAKDLMASRKSSDSTSFQPEAIAIHPLIHSEEKAIVAPEPLLMEDLDPLMGEINNWNFPIFDLVEKTGQKCGRILSQVSYRLFEDMGLLETYKIPLREFMNYFHALESGYRDIPYHNRIHATDVLHAVWYLSTQAIPGLHNAVSEQGSASDSDSDSGITHGHRGYVFSKMYNPSDDTYGCLSGNIPSLELMALYVAAAMHDYDHPGRTNAFLVATNATQAVLYNDRSVLENHHAAAAWNLFLSRPEYNFLVNLDHMEFKRFRFLVIEAILATDLKKHFDFLAEFNAKVNEEVGPGINWSNENDRLLVCQMCIKLADINGPAKCKDLHLKWTEGIVNEFYEQGDEESSLGLPISPFMDRSAPQLAKLQESFITHIVGPLCHSYDSAGLIPGKWLDESDESEDTDEQEDEDTTEEESSEPSESLASMSSQIFCCLKDALWGSNSGKEKKCKRKIYCQLTHHLMENHKMWKKVIDEEQREEGLKNEPSSLPKSSEQIQAIREEEEEKGKRENSDDE; encoded by the exons TCTTCGGGGACCAGTATCACTGTAGACATCGCTGTTATGGGGGAAGCTCACGGGCTCATCACAGATCTTCTAGCCGACCCCTCGTTACCCCCCCACGTGTGCACTTCTCTACGGGCCGTCAGTAACCTGCTCAGCACCCAACTCACCTTCCAGCCCATCCACAAGCCCAGGCTCAGCCCAGTCGTCTCCTTCAATGACAACTACACGTGTTCTGACTCCGAGGAAGGTTCTGAGAAAGGAGAGAAGATGACTATACCCAAG CGCTTACGGAGAAGTTTTCCGACCGGCTTATTGCGGAGAGTCTCGTCTACATGGACAACGACAACGTCTGCCACCGGAATGCCCACCCTGGAACCTGCCCCGGTGAGGAGGGACCGCAGTGGCAGCATCAAACCCCTAGACCCGTCATTATCAAG CAGTAACCCCGACTCCTGGCACAACTCCCTGCTGCTGAAGAGTCGCCCCTACTCTCCGTCTCTTGTCATTTCTAACACAAACCATGTGAATCCAAAAAGGAGGCAGG GTATCCCTCCCAACATTTCCCCCCTCACGTCTCCGTGCCAGTCTCCCATCCAGGGCACCCCGGCCGCCAGCCCAACGGTGAAAACGGGGCCAGTGCAGTTCTCCGATTGTTCTGAGCTGAGCCGACCCAATCTGCACAAGGTTCTGATTTCATCCAAGAGTGCGCCGGACATTCCAGAACCGTTGCAGGGCCCCACCCTTGTGTGCACTAG CTGTGGGCGGTCCTACAGTCCTGTGAATCCCAGCGACGGAGCGTTGAATCCCAATGAGGTGCCACATTCCCAGAACAGAACAG ATGATCCAACTCACACAACTTCTGACTACGACAGCACCCACGAAACCAACAACAGCGACAGCAGCGACATCCTTCAGAACGACGACGAGGGAGATTGCGCCAAAGATCTTATGGCGTCCAGAAAGAGCTCCGATTCCACGTCGTTCCAACCGGAAGCCATCGCCATCCACCCACTGATACACTCGGAG GAAAAAGCCATTGTGGCTCCGGAACCTCTACTCATGGAAGATCTAGATCCGCTCATGGGAGAGATCAACAACTGGAACTTTCCCATCTTTGACTTAGTGGAGAAGACGGGGCAGAAATGTGGCCGAATTCTCAGTCAG GTGTCGTACCGACTTTTCGAGGATATGGGTCTGTTGGAAACATATAAGATCCCGTTGAGAGAATTCATGAACTATTTCCATGCGCTGGAGAGCGGATACCGGGATATTCCAT ATCACAACCGGATTCACGCTACAGACGTGTTACACGCGGTGTGGTACCTCAGTACTCAGGCCATCCCGGGGCTCCACAATGCAGTCAGTGAGCAGGGTTCAGCCAGTGACTCAG ACTCCGACAGTGGAATCACTCACGGCCACAGGGGCTACGTCTTCTCCAAGATGTACAATCCTTCTGATGATACATACGGGTGTCTGTCCGGGAACATTCCCTCTCTGGAGCTCATGGCCCTGTATGTGGCTGCGGCGATGCACGACTACGATCATCCGGGGAGAACCAACGCATTTCTAGTTGCCACTAACGCAACCCAG GCAGTCCTGTACAATGACCGCTCTGTTTTGGAGAACCATCACGCAGCTGCTGCCTGGAATCTTTTCCTCTCGAGGCCGGAGTACAATTTCTTAGTAAATCTGGACCACATGGAATTCAAGAGATTTCGCTTTCTAGTGATTGAAGCCATCTTGGCCACAGACCtgaaaaaacactttgatttcCTGGCAGAATTCAATGCAAAA GTGAATGAGGAGGTGGGTCCAGGGATTAACTGGTCCAATGAGAATGACCGTTTGCTGGTTTGTCAGATGTGCATTAAGTTAGCTGACATCAATGGGCCGGCCAAGTGCAAAGATCTGCATCTCAAGTGGACAGAAGGAATCGTCAATGAGTTTTATGAACAG GGCGACGAGGAATCCAGCCTTGGGCTTCCCATAAGCCCCTTCATGGACCGCTCAGCCCCCCAACTTGCCAAACTACAGGAATCTTTCATAACTCACATAGTGGGACCCCTGTGCCATTCCTATGACTCGGCCGGACTGATTCCCGGGAAATGGCTGGACGAGAGCGACGAGTCTGAGGACACGGATGAACAGGAAGATGAAGACACCACCGAGGAAGAGTCGTCTGAACCCTCAGAGTCTTTAGCAAGTATGTCATCTCAGATCTTCTGTTGTTTGAAAGATGCCTTATGGGGGAGTAATTCAGGGAAGG AAAAGAAGTGCAAGCGGAAAATTTACTGCCAACTCACTCACCATTTGATGGAAAACCATAAAATGTGGAAAAAAGTCATCGACGAAGAGCAACGGGAGGAAGGACTGAAGAACGAGCCGTCCAGTTTGCCCAAAAGTTCCGAACAAATCCAGGCCATcagggaggaggaagaggagaaggGGAAAAGGGAGAATTCGGACGATGAATGA
- the pde3a.L gene encoding cGMP-inhibited 3',5'-cyclic phosphodiesterase A isoform X5, with amino-acid sequence MSHRRTSLPCIPRDQSSGTSITVDIAVMGEAHGLITDLLADPSLPPHVCTSLRAVSNLLSTQLTFQPIHKPRLSPVVSFNDNYTCSDSEEGSEKGEKMTIPKRLRRSFPTGLLRRVSSTWTTTTSATGMPTLEPAPVRRDRSGSIKPLDPSLSSSNPDSWHNSLLLKSRPYSPSLVISNTNHVNPKRRQGIPPNISPLTSPCQSPIQGTPAASPTVKTGPVQFSDCSELSRPNLHKVLISSKSAPDIPEPLQGPTLVCTSCGRSYSPVNPSDGALNPNEVPHSQNRTDDPTHTTSDYDSTHETNNSDSSDILQNDDEGDCAKDLMASRKSSDSTSFQPEAIAIHPLIHSEEKAIVAPEPLLMEDLDPLMGEINNWNFPIFDLVEKTGQKCGRILSQVSYRLFEDMGLLETYKIPLREFMNYFHALESGYRDIPYHNRIHATDVLHAVWYLSTQAIPGLHNAVSEQGSASDSDSDSGITHGHRGYVFSKMYNPSDDTYGCLSGNIPSLELMALYVAAAMHDYDHPGRTNAFLVATNATQAVLYNDRSVLENHHAAAAWNLFLSRPEYNFLVNLDHMEFKRFRFLVIEAILATDLKKHFDFLAEFNAKVNEEVGPGINWSNENDRLLVCQMCIKLADINGPAKCKDLHLKWTEGIVNEFYEQGDEESSLGLPISPFMDRSAPQLAKLQESFITHIVGPLCHSYDSAGLIPGKWLDESDESEDTDEQEDEDTTEEESSEPSESLASMSSQIFCCLKDALWGSNSGKEKKCKRKIYCQLTHHLMENHKMWKKVIDEEQREEGLKNEPSSLPKSSEQIQAIREEEEEKGKRENSDDE; translated from the exons TCTTCGGGGACCAGTATCACTGTAGACATCGCTGTTATGGGGGAAGCTCACGGGCTCATCACAGATCTTCTAGCCGACCCCTCGTTACCCCCCCACGTGTGCACTTCTCTACGGGCCGTCAGTAACCTGCTCAGCACCCAACTCACCTTCCAGCCCATCCACAAGCCCAGGCTCAGCCCAGTCGTCTCCTTCAATGACAACTACACGTGTTCTGACTCCGAGGAAGGTTCTGAGAAAGGAGAGAAGATGACTATACCCAAG CGCTTACGGAGAAGTTTTCCGACCGGCTTATTGCGGAGAGTCTCGTCTACATGGACAACGACAACGTCTGCCACCGGAATGCCCACCCTGGAACCTGCCCCGGTGAGGAGGGACCGCAGTGGCAGCATCAAACCCCTAGACCCGTCATTATCAAG CAGTAACCCCGACTCCTGGCACAACTCCCTGCTGCTGAAGAGTCGCCCCTACTCTCCGTCTCTTGTCATTTCTAACACAAACCATGTGAATCCAAAAAGGAGGCAGG GTATCCCTCCCAACATTTCCCCCCTCACGTCTCCGTGCCAGTCTCCCATCCAGGGCACCCCGGCCGCCAGCCCAACGGTGAAAACGGGGCCAGTGCAGTTCTCCGATTGTTCTGAGCTGAGCCGACCCAATCTGCACAAGGTTCTGATTTCATCCAAGAGTGCGCCGGACATTCCAGAACCGTTGCAGGGCCCCACCCTTGTGTGCACTAG CTGTGGGCGGTCCTACAGTCCTGTGAATCCCAGCGACGGAGCGTTGAATCCCAATGAGGTGCCACATTCCCAGAACAGAACAG ATGATCCAACTCACACAACTTCTGACTACGACAGCACCCACGAAACCAACAACAGCGACAGCAGCGACATCCTTCAGAACGACGACGAGGGAGATTGCGCCAAAGATCTTATGGCGTCCAGAAAGAGCTCCGATTCCACGTCGTTCCAACCGGAAGCCATCGCCATCCACCCACTGATACACTCGGAG GAAAAAGCCATTGTGGCTCCGGAACCTCTACTCATGGAAGATCTAGATCCGCTCATGGGAGAGATCAACAACTGGAACTTTCCCATCTTTGACTTAGTGGAGAAGACGGGGCAGAAATGTGGCCGAATTCTCAGTCAG GTGTCGTACCGACTTTTCGAGGATATGGGTCTGTTGGAAACATATAAGATCCCGTTGAGAGAATTCATGAACTATTTCCATGCGCTGGAGAGCGGATACCGGGATATTCCAT ATCACAACCGGATTCACGCTACAGACGTGTTACACGCGGTGTGGTACCTCAGTACTCAGGCCATCCCGGGGCTCCACAATGCAGTCAGTGAGCAGGGTTCAGCCAGTGACTCAG ACTCCGACAGTGGAATCACTCACGGCCACAGGGGCTACGTCTTCTCCAAGATGTACAATCCTTCTGATGATACATACGGGTGTCTGTCCGGGAACATTCCCTCTCTGGAGCTCATGGCCCTGTATGTGGCTGCGGCGATGCACGACTACGATCATCCGGGGAGAACCAACGCATTTCTAGTTGCCACTAACGCAACCCAG GCAGTCCTGTACAATGACCGCTCTGTTTTGGAGAACCATCACGCAGCTGCTGCCTGGAATCTTTTCCTCTCGAGGCCGGAGTACAATTTCTTAGTAAATCTGGACCACATGGAATTCAAGAGATTTCGCTTTCTAGTGATTGAAGCCATCTTGGCCACAGACCtgaaaaaacactttgatttcCTGGCAGAATTCAATGCAAAA GTGAATGAGGAGGTGGGTCCAGGGATTAACTGGTCCAATGAGAATGACCGTTTGCTGGTTTGTCAGATGTGCATTAAGTTAGCTGACATCAATGGGCCGGCCAAGTGCAAAGATCTGCATCTCAAGTGGACAGAAGGAATCGTCAATGAGTTTTATGAACAG GGCGACGAGGAATCCAGCCTTGGGCTTCCCATAAGCCCCTTCATGGACCGCTCAGCCCCCCAACTTGCCAAACTACAGGAATCTTTCATAACTCACATAGTGGGACCCCTGTGCCATTCCTATGACTCGGCCGGACTGATTCCCGGGAAATGGCTGGACGAGAGCGACGAGTCTGAGGACACGGATGAACAGGAAGATGAAGACACCACCGAGGAAGAGTCGTCTGAACCCTCAGAGTCTTTAGCAAGTATGTCATCTCAGATCTTCTGTTGTTTGAAAGATGCCTTATGGGGGAGTAATTCAGGGAAGG AAAAGAAGTGCAAGCGGAAAATTTACTGCCAACTCACTCACCATTTGATGGAAAACCATAAAATGTGGAAAAAAGTCATCGACGAAGAGCAACGGGAGGAAGGACTGAAGAACGAGCCGTCCAGTTTGCCCAAAAGTTCCGAACAAATCCAGGCCATcagggaggaggaagaggagaaggGGAAAAGGGAGAATTCGGACGATGAATGA